Part of the Brevibacillus brevis genome is shown below.
TCTCGTGGAACGGGTGGTCGTCATGGGCGGTGCGATCGCCGTGCCGGGCAATCGGACGCCTGTCGCGGAAGCCAACATCTGCGCCGATCCGGAAGCGGCGGCCTACGTCTTTCAATCGGGCATTCCGCTCACGCTCGTCGGGCTGGATGTGACCATGCAGACGCTGCTGACTCGTGAGCACCTGCAAGAGTGGCGGGCGAAGGATACGATGACGAGCCGCGTCTTCGCAAAGATGTGCCAGGTCTACATGGACGCTTACGCCAAGGTCGGAAACGTGCGCGGCTGCGGCCTCCACGATCCGCTTGCGGTAGGTGTCGTGATCGATCCGACGTTCGTGCGGACCGTACCGATGCACGTGGTGGTGGACACGTCGGGCAGCGCCAGCGACGCGCGTACGATCGGAGACAGGCGGAAGACGCCTGCATGCCCTCCGAATGTCGATGTGTGCGTCGAAGTGGACCACGAGCGATTCGTGCGCCATTTTCTGGAGTACGTACTGTAGCCAGCGGTGAAAGCCGCATTTTCATCCAAAGAGCAAAGCAATGGGACAAGAGGAGGAACTGATTTTGTGGAAAGAGTTTAAAGAATTCGCGTTGAAAGGCAACGTGATGGATCTGGCAGTCGGTGTCGTCATCGGCGGCGCCTTTGGAAAGATCGTCACGTCGCTGGTGAACGACATCATTACCCCGGTCATCGGGCTGCTTTTGGGCAAGGTGGACTTTTCCAATCTGTTTATTAACTTGAGCGGCGTCCATTATGAGACGTTGGCTGCTGCCAAGGAAAAAGGGGCGGCGACCCTGAATTACGGGTTGTTCCTCAACTCCGTCATCGACTTTTTGATCATCGCCTTTTCCATTTTCATCGTGATCAAGCAGCTGAACCGGTTCAAGCGCAAGCAGGAAGTGGTGGCTGCCCCTGTGACGACGAAGGAGTGCCCGCACTGCATTTCCGCCATCCCGCTGAAGGCAACGCGCTGCCCGAACTGCACCTCCATCCTGGAAGGGCATGCGCTGGCAAACGAATAAGCAAAAGGAGAGCGCCCTACGCTCTCCTTTTTTTCTCGGCCTTTTTCCGATTGGCCCGGCTGCGGTATTGAAAATGGAGCCGCTTGATGGTCCGGTAGTAGGTTTTGTCCTTGAGCTTGGCGAATAGTCCATGGGAAGGAAAATCGTAATTGACCTCGATAACGAAGATCTTCCCGTGTTTGTCTACGGCGAAGTCGACTCCGATCTGCGCGGAGTGCCTGTATTTGTTGAAGTGGGCGCAAACCTGGTAACTGAGCCGGATCAGCTGCTGGGTGATCTTGCGAATATCGGCTTCCGGCAAGGACAGCGATTTTTTCAAAGCGTGGGGAACCGTGACGGCATATCCGCCTCCGCGCGCGACGTTGGTGATGACGCTGTCCGAGCCTGCGACTTTGGCCAGCATCCCTGCGTACTGCCATTTTCCCAGGCCGTTGCGCATCATCATCACGCGGATGTCGTACGGACGTCCGTTCAGCTCCGCCAGATCGATCCCTTTTTGAATGATGTAGTTCTTTTCGCTGCACTGCTGAACCAGCTTTTTTTGCAATTCTTCGAGGGTCGGGACGTGGACAGGCTCTCCCCGCTCCTTGACGAACTCATAGCCGCCAGCGGTTTTCTGTACGCGCAAGATTCCTTTTCCCATATGGGTCTTCGTCGGTTTGACGTAGACGGTGCTGTATTTGTCCAGATAAGGGCCGAGCAAGTCGGGCTGGTATAGGGAAGTCGGCGGCAGAAACGGGCGGATCTGCGGGCTTTTGAAGAAGAACTTGTGAAGGCTCCATTTGGAAGAGGAGATCATGAACCATGCACCTCGCTAGGAAAAAGTCCATTCTTGCTATGATATACCGAAAGGGGCCGGGGAGTGAGTCAACAGTCAACGACTCCCGGACGCCGCGGAAAGGATGTGTCACCACTGAAGCCTCTGTTTCGGCCCTTGCAGCCGCCGGTCATCCAGCCTGGCCTGCTGCAGCCGCACTATCGCTACCGGGAGTATGCGCCAAACGAGCGACTGGCGCCGTATGTCGCTTGTTTCTGGACCGTTGAGTACGAACAGTTCCAGCAGCCCCAGCTGCACCGGATCATCCCGGACGGCTGCATCGATATTATTTTGGACCGGAGAGCGGCCTATGCCTCCAAAGGGGCTTTCCTCTCCGAACTCATGGCGAGCTATGAAGCGCTCGAGCTTACGAGGACCCAAGCCATGTTCGGCATTCGCTTTTTTGCGGAGACGGTCCGGCTGTTTTTGGGTGCACCCGTATCCGCGTTTGCCGGATGTTCACCCACTCTCGCGGATCTGTGGGGCGGGGAGGCGGATTTTCTCGTCGAAGAGATGCTTGGGGCTCCCGGGGACCAGGAACTGATCGGGATTGTGGAAAGGGAGCTGTTTCGCCGTTTGCACAGCTATGAAACCGGGGGGCGGGCGGATAATGGGGGACTTTTGACGGCGAGCTTGTCCTATCTGTACGCGTCGCAGGGATGCCTCTCCATCAAGGAGCTGGCGGAAGCGGTCTGTTACAGCGAGCGCAATCTGAGGAGACTGTTTCGCTGGGAGCTTGGCGCATCTCCCAAAGAACTGGCCCAAATCATCCGCTTTCAATTCTTGCTGCGTGCGCTTTGGAAGACACCGCATGCCCGTTTGACCGATGTGGCACAGACGTACGGCTACTTCGACCAGCCGCATCTGATCAAAGATTTCAAGCGCTATTACGGGCTCCAGCCTTCCCGGGTGTTTGCGGAGACGAGGGGCAGCAGGTCGGGGAGGTAAGGTAAGGAAGGGGAAGGTTGTCCGTTTTTTACAAGTGGCCGTGGCGGCGCCAGAGCTATACTGGATTCGAAGAGCAAGGGCAACCATAAGGTCGGGAGGAATCACGGATGGGCATTAAGCTGGATATGATCGGAATCGTCGTGCAGGACATGAAGCGGGCGCTGGATTTTTACCGTCACCTCGGCTTGGACATTCCGGAGAGCGCAAACGGGGAAAGCCACGTGGAAGTCGCAGGAGAGGGAGTCCGCCTGGCCTTTGATACGGTAGAAGTGGCCAAGGGCGTGTACGGCGGCTGGGAAGAGCCGACGGGGCACCGGATCGAGCTGGCGTTTCAATGCGAGAGTGCAGACGCGCTGAACGACTTGTACGAAAAGCTGGAGAAGAACGGCTACGAAGGCTGCCGCGAGCCGTGGGACGCCTTCTGGGGCCAGCGCTATGCCATCGTCAAGGACCCGGACGGCAACCTCATCAGCCTGTTCGCTTGACGATAGGTCGAAAAACGGCAAATCGCATCGATGATAGCCAGAAAGCCCGGTATCATACCGGGCTTTCGCTATTCACAGGCCGCTTCTTCTGATTTAAAATACTGTCCTCCAAGACTTCCATGGGATCCCCGTACACGCGTGTAATGTGCTCTTCTCCCCAGGCGCAGAGGGTATCGAGAATTCCCTTCAGGCTCCATCCGTACTCGCTCAGCTCGTATACCACTTTTGGGGGGACCTGGTTGTAGACGATCCGTTTGATGATCCCGTCGTCCTCCAGCTCCCGCAGCTGCTGGGTCAGCATTTTTTGGGTAATGCCGGGCATCAGCCGCTTGAGCTCGCTCGTCCGTTTCTCCCCGTGCGTCAAGTGGCACAGGATCACGCATTTCCATTTCCCGCCGATGACCTCCAGAGTGGCTTCCACCCCAATGTTGTACTTGCGTTTCTTCATGTGGACTCCTTCTTTCTGATAGGTACTAAAAAGTGCCTATGATACTTTTGGGTATCTATATTACAAAAAAGTGTGTACTTCTCATCCGGCCTTATATCCTCCATAATAGCATTTGCCAGCTGGCATTTCACCATCCAATGGATCACTCCCGTCCGCGGTGAACGGACGGATGATACGATAGACAAGGAGGAATACGCGTGACGGAAAGAAGAAAGAGAAGCACACTGGCTCTGCTCGCTTTGGCCATCAGTGCTTTTGCCATCGGTACGACGGAATTCATCAGCGTAGGCCTGCTTCCGCTGATCGCAAAAGACTTGCAGATCCCGGTCACAACTGCAGGGCTGACCGTAACGATATACGCGCTAGGCGTCACAATTGGGGCGCCCGTGCTCACGTCGCTCACATCCAGGGTACCGCGAAAAATGCTGTTGTTTTGGATCATGGCCTTTTTCATCGCAGGAAATACGATCGCCGCGAGTGCAACCACAATCACGATGCTGCTGATCGGTCGGGTGGTATCGGCATTCGCCCATGGCGTGTTCATGTCGATCGGTTCGACCATCGCTGCCGATCTTGTGGCGGAGGATCGCAGGGCGAGCGCTATTTCCCTCATGTTCACCGGGCTTACGGTAGCGACCATCACAGGCGTGCCGCTGGGGACGTATCTGGGGCAGCAATTGGGCTGGAGGATGGCGTTTGTCGGGATCGTGGCGATCGGGGTCGTTGCGCTTATCGCCAATGTCATTCTCGTGCCGGGTAATCTGCGAAAAGGAGTCAAGACGACGTTTGGCGATCAGCTCAAGCTGGTTGCGAACTCCCGGCTCCTGCTGATGTTCATCATCACGATGCTGGGCTACGGAGGTACGTTTGTCGTCTTTACGTATCTGTCGCCCTTGCTGACGGAAGTCACTGGCTTCTCGGCAGGCGAAGTGGCGATCATCCTGCTCGTTTACGGGATCGCTATTGCTATCGGCAACGTGATCGGCGGGAAGCTGGCGAACAAAAATCCGCTGGGAGCATTGCTTGTCATGTTCGTCATCCAAGCGATCGTCCTGTTCGTCCTGTTTGCGACGGTTCCCTTCAAGCTTGCCGCACTGATCACGATCTTTTTCATGGGCATCATGGGATTCATGAACGTCTCCGGGCTGCAGGTGTACGTCGTCATGCTGGCGGAGCGGTTCGTGCCGAGCGCCAAGGACGTAGCCTCGGCAGTCAACATCGCCGCATTCAATGCCGGCATTGCGCTCGGCGCTTACCTGGGCGGCGTCATCACGGATTCGATTGGGCTCATCCACACGACTTGGGTTGGTGGGATGATGGTGGTCGGCGCGGTCATTCTCGCCGGCTGGAGCCGAGTATTGGAAATGAAGGATGGAAATGATAGGGTAGGAAAACAAAATCGGGAGGTACCATGTCTATGATGAACCATCTGCAAGATACGACAACGCTTCGCAACGGAGTAAAAATGCCTTGGCTGGGTCTCGGCGTCTTCAAAGTTCATGAAGGCCCTGAGGTGGTCGATGCCGTACGCACGGCCATCC
Proteins encoded:
- a CDS encoding nucleoside hydrolase → MKKVIIDVDTGIDDAMALSYAVHSPDLEVCGVTTTFGNISVEEATRNTLQVLELVGGGGIPVYPGAAKPLIRELKEKAKLFHGENGLGNVELPLPTAAPQAVNAVEYMVSAIKAAPHEITVITVGSMTNLAQAIMAAPEIVSLVERVVVMGGAIAVPGNRTPVAEANICADPEAAAYVFQSGIPLTLVGLDVTMQTLLTREHLQEWRAKDTMTSRVFAKMCQVYMDAYAKVGNVRGCGLHDPLAVGVVIDPTFVRTVPMHVVVDTSGSASDARTIGDRRKTPACPPNVDVCVEVDHERFVRHFLEYVL
- the mscL gene encoding large conductance mechanosensitive channel protein MscL, translated to MWKEFKEFALKGNVMDLAVGVVIGGAFGKIVTSLVNDIITPVIGLLLGKVDFSNLFINLSGVHYETLAAAKEKGAATLNYGLFLNSVIDFLIIAFSIFIVIKQLNRFKRKQEVVAAPVTTKECPHCISAIPLKATRCPNCTSILEGHALANE
- a CDS encoding YheC/YheD family protein, producing MISSSKWSLHKFFFKSPQIRPFLPPTSLYQPDLLGPYLDKYSTVYVKPTKTHMGKGILRVQKTAGGYEFVKERGEPVHVPTLEELQKKLVQQCSEKNYIIQKGIDLAELNGRPYDIRVMMMRNGLGKWQYAGMLAKVAGSDSVITNVARGGGYAVTVPHALKKSLSLPEADIRKITQQLIRLSYQVCAHFNKYRHSAQIGVDFAVDKHGKIFVIEVNYDFPSHGLFAKLKDKTYYRTIKRLHFQYRSRANRKKAEKKRRA
- a CDS encoding helix-turn-helix transcriptional regulator; translated protein: MSQQSTTPGRRGKDVSPLKPLFRPLQPPVIQPGLLQPHYRYREYAPNERLAPYVACFWTVEYEQFQQPQLHRIIPDGCIDIILDRRAAYASKGAFLSELMASYEALELTRTQAMFGIRFFAETVRLFLGAPVSAFAGCSPTLADLWGGEADFLVEEMLGAPGDQELIGIVERELFRRLHSYETGGRADNGGLLTASLSYLYASQGCLSIKELAEAVCYSERNLRRLFRWELGASPKELAQIIRFQFLLRALWKTPHARLTDVAQTYGYFDQPHLIKDFKRYYGLQPSRVFAETRGSRSGR
- a CDS encoding VOC family protein; this encodes MGIKLDMIGIVVQDMKRALDFYRHLGLDIPESANGESHVEVAGEGVRLAFDTVEVAKGVYGGWEEPTGHRIELAFQCESADALNDLYEKLEKNGYEGCREPWDAFWGQRYAIVKDPDGNLISLFA
- a CDS encoding helix-turn-helix domain-containing protein, whose translation is MKKRKYNIGVEATLEVIGGKWKCVILCHLTHGEKRTSELKRLMPGITQKMLTQQLRELEDDGIIKRIVYNQVPPKVVYELSEYGWSLKGILDTLCAWGEEHITRVYGDPMEVLEDSILNQKKRPVNSESPV
- a CDS encoding MFS transporter, which translates into the protein MTERRKRSTLALLALAISAFAIGTTEFISVGLLPLIAKDLQIPVTTAGLTVTIYALGVTIGAPVLTSLTSRVPRKMLLFWIMAFFIAGNTIAASATTITMLLIGRVVSAFAHGVFMSIGSTIAADLVAEDRRASAISLMFTGLTVATITGVPLGTYLGQQLGWRMAFVGIVAIGVVALIANVILVPGNLRKGVKTTFGDQLKLVANSRLLLMFIITMLGYGGTFVVFTYLSPLLTEVTGFSAGEVAIILLVYGIAIAIGNVIGGKLANKNPLGALLVMFVIQAIVLFVLFATVPFKLAALITIFFMGIMGFMNVSGLQVYVVMLAERFVPSAKDVASAVNIAAFNAGIALGAYLGGVITDSIGLIHTTWVGGMMVVGAVILAGWSRVLEMKDGNDRVGKQNREVPCL